Proteins from a genomic interval of Bdellovibrionales bacterium:
- a CDS encoding penicillin-insensitive murein endopeptidase yields the protein MMKQRTTDSDLMLIRKAQNMNWRMTLFYFLGGCLFLFIGACTPKKSKPKLDEMRAGDSRALFEPGDAKKGDEEDVNLSGSVVLYPALSENSDREGGGIAGTTYLNDTLRFVKPSIYFDKRNRDIELRVTIETEGEKIPLVLRGRVGAQGRADLEETQTTDVGSRLRAIAQCIDLTMCQSIYVDVYYRENGANRRKQFISDESDKEMQLDLPKAFLNDQKVKSQKLEDRQADETPIVSVCDDHTGCAGEFVGYKVDSKFYEEVRDLGKPKEREPPSEQPLPPEKIPVIKGRDQTGSKSGTGAKEPIDGIEVIRQDPKVSMNGRSHPDPTSPDPSLSPKGNQSDVEDSDVVKVDGRQDSEGATTSGMRAGTTTSGESETSLERERSSQAMTGILLEESDLKLGAQSKGLPYFVCFSRCGSSRCLKQACSKNDRRLVGGSISESGSGPNFLGEAEKGEFEVIDLRREQHYGSGLLVATIKKASLRFQEMYGNKDLIRVNALSKKGGGALGGHSSHQNGLDADIVYIGESKWGTVLDKRGEVKKDFDIEKNYHFFKMLVATGYVNRIFVDQKIKKSMCGWVKSQGLMGEAKDVLTALRAYSGHDDHFHLRLKCSPYYPLCRDQTLPNGTECS from the coding sequence TGCCCTGTTCGAACCAGGAGACGCAAAGAAGGGTGACGAGGAAGATGTAAACCTGAGTGGTTCAGTTGTTCTCTATCCCGCTCTGTCAGAGAATTCTGACAGGGAGGGCGGCGGAATCGCAGGCACAACATACTTGAACGATACTCTGAGGTTTGTGAAGCCTTCAATTTATTTTGACAAAAGGAATCGCGATATAGAATTGCGTGTAACCATTGAAACGGAAGGTGAAAAGATCCCATTGGTTCTGAGGGGGAGAGTTGGAGCCCAAGGGCGTGCGGACCTTGAAGAAACGCAAACGACTGATGTGGGTTCTCGTCTGCGCGCAATAGCTCAGTGTATTGATTTGACAATGTGCCAATCGATTTATGTTGATGTTTACTATCGAGAGAATGGAGCTAATCGAAGAAAACAATTCATAAGTGATGAGTCTGACAAAGAAATGCAGTTAGATCTTCCGAAAGCCTTTCTCAATGATCAAAAAGTCAAATCCCAGAAATTGGAGGACCGTCAGGCCGATGAGACTCCCATTGTTTCAGTATGTGATGACCACACTGGTTGTGCCGGCGAATTTGTGGGCTATAAAGTCGACTCCAAATTTTATGAGGAGGTCAGGGATTTGGGAAAGCCCAAGGAGAGAGAGCCTCCGTCGGAGCAGCCGCTCCCGCCTGAAAAAATCCCTGTAATTAAAGGCAGGGATCAAACAGGGAGCAAATCTGGCACTGGTGCGAAGGAACCGATCGATGGGATCGAGGTGATTCGTCAGGATCCTAAGGTCTCTATGAATGGAAGATCACATCCAGATCCGACCTCTCCGGATCCGTCACTTTCGCCAAAGGGAAATCAGTCAGATGTTGAGGATAGCGATGTGGTCAAAGTTGATGGCAGACAAGATAGTGAAGGCGCAACTACTTCAGGTATGAGAGCGGGCACAACTACTTCAGGCGAGAGTGAAACATCACTTGAGAGAGAACGGTCTTCACAAGCCATGACTGGAATTTTGCTTGAGGAGAGTGATTTAAAACTGGGAGCTCAAAGCAAAGGATTGCCTTACTTCGTTTGTTTTTCGCGTTGTGGCTCGAGTCGTTGCCTCAAACAAGCCTGTTCGAAGAATGATCGACGCTTGGTAGGCGGATCTATCTCCGAATCCGGCTCTGGTCCGAATTTTCTCGGTGAGGCTGAAAAGGGAGAATTCGAAGTCATTGATTTGAGAAGAGAGCAGCATTATGGATCTGGATTATTGGTTGCTACAATTAAAAAGGCCAGCCTTCGATTTCAAGAGATGTATGGGAACAAGGATTTAATTCGAGTGAACGCACTCAGCAAGAAGGGCGGAGGCGCATTGGGTGGTCATTCTTCCCATCAAAATGGTCTCGATGCCGATATTGTCTATATTGGAGAGTCAAAATGGGGGACCGTTTTGGATAAAAGAGGAGAGGTTAAAAAGGACTTTGATATAGAAAAAAATTATCATTTTTTTAAAATGTTAGTTGCAACGGGTTACGTCAACCGGATTTTTGTGGATCAAAAAATAAAAAAAAGTATGTGCGGATGGGTGAAATCTCAAGGTCTCATGGGCGAAGCAAAGGATGTACTGACGGCCTTGAGAGCATATTCTGGTCACGACGACCACTTCCACTTACGCTTAAAATGCTCGCCCTATTACCCGCTGTGCAGGGATCAAACTCTTCCAAATGGAACTGAATGCAGCTAG
- a CDS encoding PilZ domain-containing protein — protein sequence MFKSKIERTIQDAIDLSQSTAGVDLEMESFFHRTPGKTSVEFANDLIDFGPQVGLDVNDTKIANDQINELEDVESVGERRLYDRKALITSISVRVNSSELTTVVSGYLGNFSLSGVGLVTQSEILQKGDVADLEMSNGSDSITMKVLVVKKDLSEHKSPSYLYGLRIIKMNVMARSYIESLLAEAQTSLED from the coding sequence TTGTTTAAATCAAAAATTGAACGGACTATTCAGGATGCTATTGATCTGAGCCAAAGCACGGCAGGGGTTGATTTGGAGATGGAGAGTTTCTTTCATCGTACGCCGGGAAAAACTTCTGTTGAATTTGCCAATGACTTGATTGATTTCGGCCCACAGGTTGGGCTGGATGTTAACGATACAAAGATTGCAAATGATCAGATAAATGAATTGGAGGATGTCGAGTCTGTTGGTGAGCGCCGACTTTATGATCGCAAAGCATTGATCACATCAATTTCAGTTCGCGTTAATTCTTCTGAATTGACGACCGTAGTGTCCGGATATTTGGGAAATTTCAGCTTGTCAGGCGTTGGATTGGTAACTCAGTCAGAGATCTTGCAAAAGGGAGATGTGGCAGATCTGGAAATGTCGAATGGATCTGACTCAATTACGATGAAAGTCCTCGTAGTGAAAAAGGATTTATCTGAACACAAGTCGCCATCTTATCTTTACGGACTTCGAATTATTAAGATGAATGTAATGGCTCGATCATACATTGAAAGTCTTTTGGCAGAAGCTCAGACTTCCCTGGAAGATTAA
- a CDS encoding serine/threonine protein kinase, with amino-acid sequence MAAAESRKMGKYTLLEKLGAGGSGEVYLAFSKMQNNVVQFFAVKVLSAEQSTNPRAVKMLKREASLANVLKHNSIVSLYECGNEGEDFYVAMDFVKGLPLSRFMHHAMLHKKTIAIEHALHIVRSVAAGLEYARTCKNPESGKPLNIVHRDISPQNIMINFEGEVKIIDFGLARTSEFNEKTQSDQIMGKLKYISPEHAKGEEVRHSSDVFSLGVVFWEMLSGRRFYQDIPDAGIVRWLGNPEHSGLIAYNPAVTPELDEIVAKACAGDVKNRYQSAGELYKDINSYLNLNYPNFSPHDFQKMIRTVFGKEMNEIDNKLAKYIAQMGGDLNLKKFESKFNQYADLVDSLGVIGPKEELRNTANTQEAVERFRNSRLAITEKKKQARGMWRNYELKKGISISWKVATSLILISMVWSKMVRKDLSVFWSENIDYTKKVLGLKSDADRDREPSSISKLGLKYPKDPVTVQIRTKPSGAKIYQNGKALRLQTPGLVKVIDERSAEITLEYPGYGIRKVVIKPFEEEIYVDMTD; translated from the coding sequence GTGGCAGCGGCTGAATCTAGGAAAATGGGAAAATATACTCTTCTGGAAAAGCTGGGAGCGGGTGGCAGCGGAGAAGTGTATTTGGCCTTTTCAAAAATGCAGAACAATGTCGTGCAGTTTTTTGCCGTCAAGGTTCTTAGTGCTGAGCAATCAACAAATCCGCGTGCTGTTAAGATGTTAAAGAGGGAAGCCTCGTTGGCGAATGTGCTCAAGCACAATTCAATTGTTTCCCTATATGAGTGCGGGAATGAAGGCGAAGACTTTTATGTTGCCATGGATTTTGTAAAGGGGCTGCCACTCAGTCGTTTCATGCACCATGCTATGTTGCATAAAAAGACAATTGCGATTGAACATGCTTTGCATATTGTCCGATCTGTCGCTGCTGGCCTCGAATACGCTCGAACCTGTAAAAATCCTGAGTCTGGAAAGCCATTAAATATTGTTCATCGAGATATAAGTCCTCAGAACATCATGATAAATTTTGAGGGGGAAGTGAAAATAATTGATTTTGGATTGGCCCGAACTTCCGAGTTCAATGAAAAGACCCAATCCGATCAAATCATGGGTAAATTAAAATATATTAGTCCAGAACATGCAAAAGGAGAAGAAGTCAGGCACAGCTCAGATGTATTTTCTCTAGGAGTTGTGTTCTGGGAGATGCTATCGGGGAGACGGTTCTATCAGGATATTCCAGATGCGGGCATTGTGAGATGGTTAGGAAATCCAGAACACTCCGGATTGATTGCTTACAATCCTGCAGTCACGCCAGAATTGGACGAAATTGTCGCGAAAGCATGCGCCGGAGATGTAAAAAATCGCTATCAATCAGCTGGTGAACTCTATAAAGACATCAATTCATATTTGAATCTCAATTATCCAAATTTTTCGCCTCACGATTTCCAAAAAATGATTAGAACAGTTTTTGGAAAGGAAATGAATGAGATTGATAACAAACTAGCAAAGTACATCGCGCAGATGGGTGGAGACCTCAACCTAAAGAAATTTGAAAGCAAGTTCAATCAATACGCAGATCTTGTGGACTCTCTGGGAGTCATTGGGCCAAAAGAGGAGTTGCGAAATACTGCAAATACTCAGGAGGCAGTTGAGCGATTTCGCAATTCTCGCCTGGCAATTACCGAAAAAAAGAAACAGGCTCGCGGCATGTGGCGCAATTATGAGCTTAAGAAGGGCATTTCCATTTCTTGGAAAGTAGCGACCTCTCTTATTTTAATCTCTATGGTGTGGTCTAAGATGGTAAGAAAGGACCTAAGTGTATTTTGGTCTGAAAATATCGATTATACTAAAAAGGTTCTTGGGCTTAAAAGCGACGCTGATCGCGATCGCGAACCTTCTTCAATTTCAAAATTGGGTCTAAAATATCCAAAAGATCCTGTCACCGTGCAGATTCGAACCAAGCCGTCGGGGGCTAAGATTTATCAAAACGGAAAAGCTCTGAGACTTCAGACGCCAGGTTTAGTCAAAGTAATAGACGAAAGGTCAGCAGAGATAACCTTAGAATATCCTGGATATGGCATTAGGAAAGTTGTCATCAAACCATTTGAAGAAGAAATCTACGTGGATATGACGGATTGA